In Oryza glaberrima chromosome 8, OglaRS2, whole genome shotgun sequence, the following are encoded in one genomic region:
- the LOC127782085 gene encoding BTB/POZ and MATH domain-containing protein 1-like, translated as MLSGLTPITKAKTMASRCTTGSEVGGHIFEINGYRFQKGIGVGKFVRSNIFAVGSFDWAIRFYPDGVCEAYKEYISVYLELMSDNAEVQALYSLRLVNQVPGLSNWELTLNKQPVVFSSRGKNRFGTVISHAYFKLRSDLELPESGFIKDNRLTIKCLLLNHMCVNLQGGDKIEMIRHLLVAADRYAMDSLKLICFRILGKSLHVDNVATTLALADQHSCDKLKKVCIEFMASSNAMDAVAATGGYANLKRTSPSLLVDVFEETSRLRKA; from the exons ATGCTTTCAGGGTTAACGCCAATCACCAAAGCCAAGACGATGGCATCAAGATGCACCACAGGGTCAGAGGTGGGTGGGCACATATTTGAGATCAACGGGTACAGATTCCAGAAGGGCATCGGTGTTGGCAAGTTTGTCCGGTCGAACATCTTCGCTGTTGGTAGCTTCGACTGGGCGATTCGcttctatcctgatggagtTTGTGAGGCTTACAAAGAGTACATCTCAGTCTATCTTGAGCTTATGAGTGACAATGCTGAGGTCCAGGCATTGTATTCCCTCAGATTGGTTAATCAGGTACCTGGCTTGTCCAACTGGGAATTGACCCTGAACAAACAGCCAGTAGTGTTCAGCTCTAGGGGTAAAAATCGGTTTGGAACTGTCATTTCACATGCCTATTTCAAGCTAAGAAGCGATCTTGAGCTGCCAGAATCAGGCTTCATCAAGGACAATCGCCTCACAATTAAATGTCTACTTCTG AATCACATGTGTGTGAACCTTCAGGGAGGTGATAAGATTGAGATGATCCGGCATTTACTTGTGGCTGCGGATAGATATGCCATGGACAGTCTCAAGTTGATTTGCTTCCGCATCCTTGGCAAGAGTCTTCATGTGGACAATGTGGCAACTACATTGGCTTTGGCTGATCAGCATAGCTGTGACAAGCTTAAGAAGGTTTGCATTGAATTTATGGCCTCTTCAAATGCGATGGATGCTGTTGCGGCAACAGGAGGTTATGCAAATCTGAAAAGAACTAGCCCTTCTTTACTAGTAGATGTGTTTGAGGAGACAAGCAGATTGCGCAAAGCATAG